A genomic segment from Euleptes europaea isolate rEulEur1 chromosome 17, rEulEur1.hap1, whole genome shotgun sequence encodes:
- the TSHZ3 gene encoding teashirt homolog 3, with translation MPRRKQQAPRRAAAYVSDEMKAAAMVEDDLESDENVADGEPSAKYACPEKDFSKNCQSYQNSPAAEFSSHEMDSESHISETSDRMADFESGSIKNEEESKEVSIQLEESVVSDSLEQMKAVYNNFLSNSYWSNLNLNLHQPTSEKNNGSSSSSSSSSSSCGSGSFDWHQTAMAKTLQQVSQNRILPEPSLFSTVQLYRQSSKLYGSIFTGASKFRCKDCSAAYDTLVELTVHMNETGHYRDDNHETDNNNPKRWSKPRKRSLLEMEGKEDAQKVLKCMYCGHSFESLQDLSVHMIKTKHYQKVPLKEPVTPVAAKIIPATRKKTSLELELPSSPDSTGGTPKATISDPNDALQKNSNPYITPNNRYGHQNGASYAWHFEARKSQILKCMECGSSHDTLQELTAHMMVTGHFIKVTNSAMKKGKPIIEAPVTPTITALLDEKVQSVPLAATTFTSPSNTPSSISPKLNVEVKKEVDKDRMIADDKMKDKEKSNEEEEKYDISSKYHYLTENDLEESPKGGLDILKSLENTVTSAINKAQNGTPSWGGYPSIHAAYQLPNMMKLSLGSSGKSTSLKPMFANAEMVSPNKSQPLVSPPSSQTSPVPKTNFHAMEELVKKVTEKVAKVEEKMKEPEGGKLSPLKRATPSPCSSEVSEQFKMDTSNDISFKSQQNSPISQRESCKDSPTGEPVENGKELVKAISSSLSSSTAIITDHPPEQPFVNPLSALQSVMNIHLGKAAKPSLPALDPMSMLFKMSNSLAEKAAVATPPLQSKKPDHLDRYFYHVNNDQPIDLTKGKSDKGCSLGSALLSSTSASSASSSSTVTTAKTSAVVSFMSNSPLRENALSDISDMLKNLTESHTSKSSTPSSISEKSDIDGTTIEEPEEATPAQKRKGRQSNWNPQHLLILQAQFAASLRQTSEGKYIMSDLSPQERMHISRFTGLSMTTISHWLANVKYQLRRTGGTKFLKNLDTGHPVFFCNDCASQIRTPSTYISHLESHLGFRLRDLSKLSSEQINNQIAQTKSPSEKLLAPSPEDEIGTSYQCKLCNRTFASKHAVKLHLSKTHGKSPEDHLLYVCELEKQ, from the coding sequence CATACGTTTCAGATGAAATGAAGGCAGCTGCGATGGTGGAAGATGACCTGGAATCAGACGAGAACGTGGCAGATGGAGAACCTTCTGCAAAGTACGCTTGTCCCGAAAAGGACTTCAGTAAGAACTGCCAGAGCTATCAAAACTCCCCAGCGGCCGAATTTTCCAGCCACGAAATGGACAGCGAGTCGCACATCAGCGAGACCAGCGACCGAATGGCTGACTTCGAGAGCGGCTCCATCAAAAATGAGGAGGAGAGCAAAGAGGTTTCCATTCAGCTGGAGGAGTCCGTGGTCTCGGACAGCTTGGAGCAGATGAAAGCGGTCTACAACAACTTCCTCTCCAACTCATACTGGTCCAATCTCAACTTGAATCTCCACCAGCCGACCTCTGAAAAAAACAACgggagtagcagcagcagcagcagtagcagcagcagctgtggcagcggAAGCTTCGACTGGCACCAGACAGCCATGGCGAAAACGCTGCAGCAAGTTTCGCAGAACCGAATcctccctgagcccagcctttttAGCACAGTTCAGTTGTACAGACAAAGCAGTAAGCTTTATGGCTCTATATTTACCGGAGCCAGTAAATTCCGCTGTAAAGACTGCAGTGCTGCCTATGATACTTTAGTAGAATTAACAGTGCACATGAATGAAACGGGACATTATCGGGATGACAACCATGAAACGGATAACAATAACCCGAAAAGATGGTCCAAACCTCGTAAACGCTCTTTGCTTGaaatggaagggaaggaagatGCTCAGAAAGTATTAAAGTGTATGTACTGTGGCCATTCTTTCGAATCGCTTCAAGACTTGAGTGTTCACATGATCAAAACGAAACATTACCAAAAAGTGCCTCTGAAGGAACCTGTAACCCCTGTAGCAgcaaaaataattccagccacaAGAAAGAAAACGTCCCTGGAGCTGGAGCTTCCCAGTTCCCCGGATTCCACCGGTGGGACGCCGAAAGCTACCATCTCTGATCCCAATGATGCACTTCAAAAGAATTCCAATCCATACATCACACCAAATAATCGTTATGGACACCAGAATGGTGCCAGCTATGCCTGGCATTTTGAGGCAAGGAAATCTCAAATTCTGAAGTGCATGGAATGTGGCAGCTCCCATGATACTTTGCAGGAACTCACTGCCCACATGATGGTGACCGGACATTTCATTAAAGTCACCAACTCTGCCATGAAGAAAGGGAAACCTATTATAGAAGCCCCCGTTACACCCACCATCACAGCTCTGCTGGATGAAAAAGTACAGTCTGTGCCACTGGCAGCCACTACATTCACATCTCCTTCCAACACGCCATCTAGCATCTCTCCAAAATTAAATGTGGAAGTAAAAAAAGAGGTTGATAAAGACAGGATGATTGCTGATGACAAGATGAAAGACAAGGAGAaatccaatgaagaagaagagaaatatGATATTTCCTCAAAATATCACTATTTGACTGAAAATGACTTGGAAGAGAGTCCAAAAGGTGGGCTAGATATTTTAAAGTCTTTAGAAAACACAGTCACATCAGCTATTAACAAAGCTCAAAATGGCACACCAAGTTGGGGTGGCTACCCCAGTATTCACGCTGCCTACCAGCTACCCAACATGATGAAGCTGTCCTTAGGCTCGTCAGGGAAAAGTACGTCCTTAAAACCTATGTTTGCAAATGCAGAAATGGTGTCCCCAAACAAAAGCCAGCCTCTCGTTTCCCCACCGAGCAGCCAGACTTCTCCTGTGCCAAAGACTAACTTCCATGCCATGGAAGAGCTGGTCAAGAAGGTCACAGAGAAAGTGGCCAAAGTTGAAGAAAAAATGAAGGAACCCGAAGGAGGGAAACTCTCACCATTGAAGAGAGCAACGCCTTCACCATGTAGCAGTGAAGTCAGTGAGCAGTTCAAGATGGACACCTCAAATGACATTAGTTTTAAAAGCCAACAGAATAGCCCCATTTCTCAGAGGGAGAGTTGTAAGGACAGCCCAACAGGGGAGCCGGTGGAAAATGGTAAGGAGCTTGTCAAAGCCATCTCAAGTTCCTTGAGTAGCAGCACAGCTATTATTACTGACCACCCTCCCGAACAACCATTTGTAAATCCATTAAGCGCATTACAGTCTGTCATGAATATTCACCTTGGGAAGGCAGCAAAGCCCTCTCTCCCAGCTCTGGACCCAATGAGTATGCTCTTTAAAATGAGCAACAGCTTAGCTGAAAAGGCTGCTGTGGCTACCCCACCCCTACAGTCCAAAAAACCAGACCATTTAGACCGTTATTTTTATCATGTCAACAATGACCAGCCCATAGATTTGACGAAAGGCAAGAGTGACAAAGGCTGCTCTTTGGGTTCAGCGCTTTTGTCATCCACATCGGCATCGtctgcttcttcttcatctaCAGTGACAACGGCAAAGACATCTGCGGTTGTGTCATTCATGTCAAACTCACCGCTACGCGAGAATGCCTTGTCAGATATATCTGATATGCTGAAGAACCTGACAGAAAGTCACACATCAAAATCTTCCACACCTTCCAGCATATCTGAGAAATCTGACATTGACGGGACCACGATAGAAGAACCGGAAGAGGCGACCCCGGCTCAGAAAAGGAAGGGACGGCAATCTAATTGGAACCCTCAACATTTGCTCATCCTGCAGGCCCAGTTTGCCGCCAGTTTACGGCAGACGTCAGAGGGGAAATACATTATGTCAGACTTGAGCCCTCAGGAGAGAATGCACATTTCCAGGTTTACGGGACTCTCCATGACCACCATTAGccactggttggccaatgtgaaATACCAGCTTCGAAGGACAGGGGGGACAAAGTTCCTTAAAAATTTGGACACTGGGCATCCGGTGTTCTTTTGTAACGACTGTGCTTCACAAATCAGAACTCCTTCAACGTATATCAGTCACCTTGAATCGCATCTAGGTTTCCGGTTACGAGACTTGTCCAAACTGTCCAGCGAACAGATTAACAATCAGATAGCACAAACAAAGTCACCCTCCGAGAAACTTTTGGCGCCGTCGCCAGAGGATGAAATAGGAACTTCTTACCAATGTAAACTTTGCAATCGGACTTTTGCGAGCAAACACGCCGTTAAGCTCCATCTCAGTAAAACGCACGGAAAGTCTCCAGAGGACCATCTCCTGTACGTCTGTGAATTAGAGAAGCAGTAG